The sequence below is a genomic window from Clostridium putrefaciens.
TCGGATATTACTTATAGAGTATATGATTATGGTAGAAAGAGAGAGCTTCATGTTGATCAGTCATTACAAGTAATAAATTTTGATTTAAAAGCAATAAATTGTTCTGAAAATGTCCTAGAAGACTTTGAAGGGTTTTCTAAAGTATTATTATGTGAGAATGAATATTTTGGAATGGAAAAGTATAATATAAAAAAAGAATTAAATGATGAAAGTGACGAGAAAAAGTTTTTCATTATAACTTGTGTAGAAGGTAATGGAGAAATTATATTCAAAAATTCAGAAGAGAAAATTAAAAAAGGCGATAGCTATTTAATTCCAGCTACTTTAGGTAAATATTCTATAAAAGGGGAACTTGAAATTATAAAAAGCTATCCAAATTAAATTTTGAAACTTCATTATTAAGTAATGGTTAATATATTAAGTATTTAGTTGGTAGTTCACTTAAATATAATAATACAAAGGTGATTTAGAAATGATAGGTAATATAAGATTACAAAAGCTTATAGAAATATTAACAAATACTAATCAAGATATTACAGGGAAAGAATTATGTAATGTTTTAGGAGTTTCATCTAGAACCATTAGAAGCGATATAAAAGATCTAAACTCTATATTAGAAGATAAAGGAGCTATGATTTCTTCAAAAAAATCAAAGGGATATAAAATAGAAGTTTTTGAAGAAAATAAATTTAATAGTTTTTTAAAAAATATTAATGAAAATGATGATATTTATAATTTAACTGGGGAAGAAAGAGCTCAATATATAATAGTAAAATTATTAACTAATGAGATTAAAGGCATAGAGGGGATTACTCAGATAGAATTAGCAGATGAATTATATATAAGTTTATCATCACTAAAAAATGATATAAAATTAGCTAAAAGTATATTATTAAAAATTGATTTAGATATTGAAAAGGTCAGTAATAAAGGAATAAAGATTAGTGGGAATGAAGAAAGTATAAGGGGCTATATAAATGGATATATGCTTTCTTACAATGGTTTCTTAAAAGATGTTTTAGATTTATCTTTTAAGGAGATATTAGGTGATAAAGAAGAGATTTTTATAAATAGTATATTAAAAGACAATATATTTAAATTTAAATATAGATTATCTGATATAAGTTATAGAGAGATAGTTTCTTATATAAAGATAATATTGGTAAGAAACTATAAAAATAAAACAATTAATTATAATGAGAGTACTAGAGAAAAATTAATAAATGATCCTAAATTTAAAATAGCACAAAGTATTTGTAACAACATAGAAGAGGAAATTGAAATAAAGATATTAGACAATGAAGTTTTATATCTTACTAAGCACATTACTTCAAGTAGTTTAATTGAAGAAGATAAGGATAGAATAATAAGTACCTTAGAAAATGAAGATAAATTATTAATAGATATATTATCATATATTAAAGATATATTTAATCTGGATTTTACGAAAGATACTATACTTATAAATTTTTTGGGACCACATATTAAAGCCGCAATTAATAGGGCTAAATATGGCATTAAAATAGAAAACCCAATGTTAAATTTAATAAAGAACAATTACCCATTTGCTTTAGAAATTGCAATAGTAGCAAATAGCATTATTAAAAGTGAACAAGGCCTTAATTTAACAGAAGATGACATTGGATTTATGGCATTACATTTTGCAGCAGCCCTTGAACGTACAAAGCATAACAATGGATGTACTGTTAAAAATGCAATAATAGTTTGTACTACAGGTGTTGGAACATCATTATTACTTAAGGTTAAGTTAGAAGCGCATTTTAAAGATAGATTGAATATAATAGATACTATACCATTTTATGAATTCAATAATGTTACATTAAATAATGTGGATTTGATAATATCTACAGTTCCTTTAGAAAATAAGTGTGATAAGGTAATTCATATTAAAAGATTATTAGATAGCGATGAAATTAAATTAATAGAATATAAATTAGATTATAATTATTCAAATCCAAATGATTTTATAAAAAGATTTAATGAAAGATTATTTTTTATTGATGTTGAAGTGAGTGATCGTGATAGCACAATTGACCTTATTACAAATAAGTTAATTAAGTATAATTATATTACTGAAGGTGTAAAACAAGAAATTTTTAAACGAGAAAAATTAGCAGGTACGCAAATAGGAAACTTAGTGGCTATTCCACATTCTATTAATGAAGATATCAAAGAATCTTTTATAGCGGTGGCAATATTAAAAAAACCTATACAGTGGGATAATGAAAAGGTACAATTAGTTTTACTTATAGGTATGTCTACTAAGGATAAACATAATTGGAAGCCTCATCTAGAGCAGTTGTATAAGAATATTATAGATATAAATGTAGTTGAAGATGTAATAAAATCAACTAATTTTGAAGAATTTAAAAAAGTAGTTAATAAATTTAAAAACATATAAAATGAAAAAGTATAAGATATTGTATTTCCTCTATATAAGGAAAAAGTCTGTCTATGAATATGTTTACAGTAAACGTATAATAAAGGCATAAAGATAAAGACTATTAATAAGAAGTAAATTAATTATAGAGGAGGATATGTAAATATGAAATTATTAGCAGTAACATCATGTCCAGTTGGGATTGCTCATACGTATATAGCAGCAGAGAAGCTAAACAAAATGGCAAAAAAGATGGGAATAGAAATTAAGGTTGAAACTCAAGGGTCAACTGGGGCTGAGAATGTAATAACAAATCAGGATATCAAAGAAGCAGATGGTATAATTATTGCAGCGGATAAAGCTGTAAGTTTAGAAAGATTTGAAGGTATGGCAATGATAGAGTGTCCAATAGCTAAAGCTATAAAAGAGCCAGAAGTTTTAATTCAAATGTTTTTAGATGGAAAAGTTGAAAAGAAAAAGGCAAAGAACATTAAGAGTATTGATGAAGCTAAAAGAGAAACAAAGATTAAACAACCTGCTTTTTACAAGCATTTAATGGGCGGAGTTTCATATATGATTCCAGTTGTAGTTGTAGCAGGTTTATTGATAGCAATAGCATTAGCCTTTGGAGGTACGCCAAGTGAAACAGGACTTGTAATACCAGATAGTTCATTTTGGAAGAAAGTCGAAATGATAGGTGGGGCTGGATTTATATTTATGGTACCAATACTTTCAGGGTTTATTGCCTATTCAATAGCAGATAGACCAGGTTTAGTACCGGGATTAATTGGTGGATATATAGCATCCAATGGTTCTTTTTATGGATCTCAAGCAAATGCAGGATTTTTAGGCGGTATAGTAACGGGATTTTTAGCTGGATATGTAGCTAAAGGATTAAGATCACTTAAGGTTCCTAAAATGATTAAACCAATAATGCCAATAATTATAATTCCTATAATATCAACATTAGTAACAGGTTTAGCATTTATATTAGTTTTAGGTGGACCAATAACTTCAATATTTGAAGGATTAACTAACTTTTTAGCAGGATTATCTGGAGCAAGCTCAATATTATTAGCAACTATATTAGGTTCAATGATAGCATTTGATATGGGAGGTCCAGTAAATAAAACAGCATTTTTATTTGGAGTTTCAATGATAACAGCAGGTAACCCACAAATAATGGGTCCAATAGCAGCAGCAGTAGCAATTCCACCAATAGGAATGGGTATTGCAACATTTATAGGTAAAAAGTATTATAGTGAAGATGAAATTGATGCAGGTAAAGCGGCGTTTGCAATGGGGCTTTGTGGAATAACTGAAGGTGCAATCCCATTTGCATCAATAGATCCTATAAGAGTTATACCTTCATTAATGGTTGGATCAGTAGTTGGAGCTAATATTGCAATGTTTGGAAAGGTTGCCGATATAGTACCTCACGGTGGCCCAATAGTTGCTTTAATGGGTGGTATTGAAGGGGTGTTAATGTTTTTAGTAGCAATAATTGTTGGATCAATAATTACAGCTTTAATGGTTAATGCTTTAAAAGGAATGAAAATGAATAAAGATAAGGTAATTTAATGAACTATTTATGGCCTATTGATAGATATTACATTTTATATATTTAAAGGAGAAGTGAATATGAGTAAACAATTTGATGTGAAATATATGGATTTAGATTTGAAAACAACTGAAAAGTTTGAAACAATCAAACATTTAGCTAATTTAATGGAAGAAAGACTAATAGATGTAGATAAATATATAGAAGATGTTAAATCAAGGGAGGCTATGTCAACAACTGGTATAGGAGATGGAGTTGCAATACCACATGCAAAATCTGAATGGGTTAAGGAACCAACAGTTGTTGTAGGAAAAAGTTCTAGAGGAATAGAATGGCAGAGCTTAGATGATGAACCTGTAAATCTA
It includes:
- a CDS encoding BglG family transcription antiterminator gives rise to the protein MIGNIRLQKLIEILTNTNQDITGKELCNVLGVSSRTIRSDIKDLNSILEDKGAMISSKKSKGYKIEVFEENKFNSFLKNINENDDIYNLTGEERAQYIIVKLLTNEIKGIEGITQIELADELYISLSSLKNDIKLAKSILLKIDLDIEKVSNKGIKISGNEESIRGYINGYMLSYNGFLKDVLDLSFKEILGDKEEIFINSILKDNIFKFKYRLSDISYREIVSYIKIILVRNYKNKTINYNESTREKLINDPKFKIAQSICNNIEEEIEIKILDNEVLYLTKHITSSSLIEEDKDRIISTLENEDKLLIDILSYIKDIFNLDFTKDTILINFLGPHIKAAINRAKYGIKIENPMLNLIKNNYPFALEIAIVANSIIKSEQGLNLTEDDIGFMALHFAAALERTKHNNGCTVKNAIIVCTTGVGTSLLLKVKLEAHFKDRLNIIDTIPFYEFNNVTLNNVDLIISTVPLENKCDKVIHIKRLLDSDEIKLIEYKLDYNYSNPNDFIKRFNERLFFIDVEVSDRDSTIDLITNKLIKYNYITEGVKQEIFKREKLAGTQIGNLVAIPHSINEDIKESFIAVAILKKPIQWDNEKVQLVLLIGMSTKDKHNWKPHLEQLYKNIIDINVVEDVIKSTNFEEFKKVVNKFKNI
- a CDS encoding PTS fructose transporter subunit IIC, producing the protein MKLLAVTSCPVGIAHTYIAAEKLNKMAKKMGIEIKVETQGSTGAENVITNQDIKEADGIIIAADKAVSLERFEGMAMIECPIAKAIKEPEVLIQMFLDGKVEKKKAKNIKSIDEAKRETKIKQPAFYKHLMGGVSYMIPVVVVAGLLIAIALAFGGTPSETGLVIPDSSFWKKVEMIGGAGFIFMVPILSGFIAYSIADRPGLVPGLIGGYIASNGSFYGSQANAGFLGGIVTGFLAGYVAKGLRSLKVPKMIKPIMPIIIIPIISTLVTGLAFILVLGGPITSIFEGLTNFLAGLSGASSILLATILGSMIAFDMGGPVNKTAFLFGVSMITAGNPQIMGPIAAAVAIPPIGMGIATFIGKKYYSEDEIDAGKAAFAMGLCGITEGAIPFASIDPIRVIPSLMVGSVVGANIAMFGKVADIVPHGGPIVALMGGIEGVLMFLVAIIVGSIITALMVNALKGMKMNKDKVI
- a CDS encoding PTS sugar transporter subunit IIA — its product is MSKQFDVKYMDLDLKTTEKFETIKHLANLMEERLIDVDKYIEDVKSREAMSTTGIGDGVAIPHAKSEWVKEPTVVVGKSSRGIEWQSLDDEPVNLVFLIAVPEGEGNEHLKILQALAVSLIDDEFKEKIQNATDKKIIEELLIKKTNR